In one Hyphomicrobium sp. 99 genomic region, the following are encoded:
- the purD gene encoding phosphoribosylamine--glycine ligase, which yields MNVLLLGSGGREHALAWALSASPLLTKLFCAPGNAGIADVAQCIPLDPGDQARIIQFCRDERIEFVVIGPEAPLVAGLGDALAEAGIRYFGPTKSAAQLEGSKGFTKDLCSAAGIPTAAYGRFREAEAARAYLADKSFPIVVKADGLAAGKGVIIAATREEAEAAIDACFSGTFGSAGAEVVIEEFLLGEEASFFALCDGVTALALATAQDHKRVGDGDTGPNTGGMGAYSPAPIITQDMNDRVMREIILPTVKEMAARGTPFKGVLFAGLMITDTGPKLIEYNVRFGDPETQVLMMRLKSDLLAALIATTDGVLSNFDLRWSDDAALTVVMAANGYPGTPQKGTEIKGLELAQAVPNVEIFHAGTRRDGARLIADGGRVLNVTGRGKTIAEARDAAYAAIAKIDWPGGFYRKDIGWRALQRDET from the coding sequence ATGAACGTCCTTCTTCTCGGCTCGGGCGGCCGCGAGCATGCGCTTGCGTGGGCCCTGAGCGCGAGTCCTCTTCTGACAAAACTTTTCTGCGCACCGGGCAACGCCGGTATCGCGGACGTGGCGCAATGTATCCCTCTCGATCCGGGCGACCAAGCGCGCATCATCCAATTCTGTCGCGATGAGCGCATCGAATTCGTCGTGATCGGACCCGAAGCGCCGCTGGTGGCGGGCCTGGGCGATGCCCTGGCTGAGGCCGGTATTCGCTATTTCGGCCCGACGAAGAGTGCGGCACAGCTCGAAGGCTCCAAAGGGTTTACCAAAGACCTGTGCAGCGCAGCTGGCATTCCGACGGCCGCTTATGGCCGTTTCAGGGAGGCGGAAGCAGCGCGCGCGTATCTGGCGGACAAGAGCTTCCCCATCGTCGTCAAGGCCGATGGCTTGGCCGCGGGCAAAGGCGTCATCATCGCCGCGACTCGCGAAGAAGCCGAGGCAGCGATCGACGCATGTTTCTCAGGGACCTTCGGCTCGGCTGGAGCCGAAGTCGTTATCGAAGAATTTTTGTTAGGCGAGGAAGCGAGTTTCTTTGCATTGTGCGATGGCGTCACCGCATTGGCGCTCGCGACTGCACAAGATCACAAGCGCGTGGGTGATGGCGATACCGGGCCAAACACGGGCGGCATGGGCGCTTACTCCCCTGCTCCCATCATCACGCAAGACATGAACGATCGCGTCATGCGCGAGATCATTTTGCCGACCGTCAAAGAAATGGCGGCGCGCGGCACGCCGTTCAAGGGCGTACTTTTTGCCGGGCTGATGATCACGGATACGGGGCCGAAACTCATCGAATACAACGTCCGTTTCGGCGATCCCGAAACGCAGGTTTTGATGATGCGGCTCAAATCGGATCTGCTCGCGGCGCTCATCGCGACGACCGACGGCGTGCTGTCGAACTTCGATCTCCGCTGGAGCGACGACGCAGCCCTGACAGTCGTGATGGCTGCCAACGGGTACCCCGGAACGCCTCAAAAAGGCACGGAGATCAAGGGGCTGGAACTGGCACAGGCGGTTCCGAACGTGGAAATATTCCACGCCGGGACGCGTCGCGACGGCGCCCGTCTTATTGCGGACGGCGGCCGCGTGCTAAACGTCACCGGCCGCGGAAAGACAATTGCGGAGGCACGCGACGCTGCTTACGCGGCGATTGCCAAGATCGACTGGCCGGGCGGTTTTTATCGCAAGGACATCGGCTGGCGCGCGTTGCAGCGAGACGAGACTTAG
- the xseA gene encoding exodeoxyribonuclease VII large subunit, whose translation MNSIPNTNEARPGANAPEFSVSELSGAIKRALEDGFGYVRLKGEISGYRGPHASGHCYFALKDDKAKIEAVIWKGAFGRLRFKPEEGMEVIAQGKITTFPGSSKYQIVIEALEPAGAGALMALLEERKRKFAAEGLFEEARKKPRPFLPKVVGIVTSPTGAVIRDMLHGFNERYPACVLVWPVRVQGDGSAAEVAAAIRGFNALEAGGKIPRPDVLIVARGGGSLEDLWSFNEEIVVRAAAESRIPLISAVGHETDWTLIDLVADARAPTPTKAAEWAVPKYSELIDALEKLMLRKRTAVRRSLEGAKTHLKASSRGLPKLQDLVALPRQRFDSIDRRLSRALLANTRAHATRLARVSGRLSPAPILQKHSRCGERLQALERRAGRALLNRVAVSRRVLDGKAALLKSLGYHSILSRGFALVRDETGRTIRQAASVTAGSMMNVEFSDGSIAARAEGPLGSDVPKSDKASGKTSRQKPGGRGGQGSLF comes from the coding sequence TTGAATTCCATTCCCAACACGAACGAAGCGCGCCCAGGCGCCAATGCTCCGGAATTCTCGGTGTCCGAACTTTCCGGCGCGATCAAGCGCGCCCTGGAGGACGGCTTCGGCTACGTGCGCCTCAAGGGCGAAATTTCGGGCTATCGCGGCCCCCACGCGTCCGGCCATTGCTACTTCGCGCTGAAGGACGACAAGGCGAAAATCGAGGCCGTGATCTGGAAGGGCGCCTTCGGACGGCTCCGCTTCAAGCCCGAAGAGGGCATGGAAGTGATCGCCCAGGGCAAGATCACGACGTTTCCGGGGTCGTCGAAATATCAGATCGTTATCGAGGCCTTGGAGCCCGCAGGCGCCGGCGCGCTGATGGCGCTGCTCGAAGAGCGCAAACGCAAATTCGCCGCCGAAGGCCTTTTCGAGGAAGCCCGCAAGAAACCGCGCCCCTTCCTGCCGAAGGTCGTCGGCATCGTCACATCGCCGACGGGCGCCGTCATTCGCGACATGCTGCACGGCTTCAATGAGCGCTACCCGGCGTGCGTTCTCGTCTGGCCGGTGCGCGTGCAAGGCGACGGCAGCGCTGCCGAAGTGGCCGCCGCGATCCGCGGCTTCAACGCGCTCGAAGCGGGCGGCAAAATTCCGCGTCCCGACGTGCTGATCGTCGCGCGCGGTGGCGGCAGCCTTGAAGATCTCTGGAGCTTCAACGAGGAGATCGTCGTCCGCGCGGCAGCAGAGAGCCGCATTCCGCTGATTTCCGCCGTTGGCCACGAAACCGATTGGACGCTCATCGATCTCGTCGCGGACGCCCGCGCGCCGACGCCGACGAAAGCCGCCGAATGGGCCGTGCCGAAGTATTCCGAGCTGATCGACGCGCTCGAAAAGCTCATGCTGCGCAAACGCACCGCGGTTCGTCGCTCGCTTGAAGGCGCGAAGACGCACCTGAAGGCCTCCTCGCGCGGTCTGCCGAAACTGCAGGATCTCGTGGCGCTGCCGCGTCAGCGGTTCGATTCCATCGATCGCCGGCTGTCGCGCGCGCTGCTCGCTAATACGCGTGCCCATGCAACGCGGCTTGCACGCGTCAGCGGACGGCTTTCGCCCGCTCCGATACTTCAGAAGCATTCGAGATGCGGCGAGCGGCTGCAGGCGCTCGAACGGCGCGCTGGCCGCGCCCTGCTCAACCGCGTGGCGGTCAGCCGCAGAGTGCTTGATGGTAAGGCTGCATTGCTCAAGTCGTTGGGCTATCACAGCATCCTTTCGCGCGGCTTTGCGCTGGTCCGCGACGAGACAGGCCGAACGATCCGGCAAGCAGCCTCCGTTACCGCGGGCTCAATGATGAACGTCGAGTTTTCCGACGGCAGCATTGCGGCGAGAGCGGAAGGCCCTCTAGGATCGGATGTCCCTAAATCCGACAAAGCTTCGGGTAAAACGTCGCGCCAAAAGCCTGGCGGACGCGGGGGACAAGGCTCACTTTTTTGA
- a CDS encoding DUF2093 domain-containing protein — protein sequence MNRIEKFFGLRNEAKLRYLDGEFEVLSPGDFVRCAVTGQPIALPDLRYWSVDAQEAYASAEISAKRYLELNARDNAPTR from the coding sequence ATGAATCGAATTGAGAAATTTTTTGGTCTGCGCAACGAAGCCAAGCTTCGCTACCTGGACGGTGAATTCGAAGTGTTATCGCCGGGCGATTTTGTGCGCTGTGCAGTGACCGGGCAGCCGATTGCGCTTCCCGATCTTCGCTATTGGAGCGTCGACGCGCAGGAAGCTTACGCATCGGCTGAAATCTCCGCGAAGCGTTACCTGGAACTTAACGCCAGAGACAACGCACCCACGCGCTGA
- the lpxK gene encoding tetraacyldisaccharide 4'-kinase, which produces MPISEPSWWYSPDSGWQTSLLSPVGALIGLIASRRIENAKPYRSSLPVICVGNFTAGGSGKTPLALFLAKLVANEGREPWFLSRGYGGKLKGPVRVIPTRQTAREVGDEPLLLARSAPTVVSRDRRKGAEAIEAMASKKAVIIMDDGLQNPALAKDLTIALVDHRRGFGNGLVIPAGPLRAPLDVQGKLAQLIVLTGQGAPDPAIVEMLKAISTAPVIAAATRADDDSAQFQNQKVIAFAGIANPERFFTTLGSLGAEIIARKAFADHHMFSDAEARGLLEGAEREGALLVTTEKDLVRLAGATGACGALRERARAIAIRTSIEDNDLDVLRRLIRGAIVR; this is translated from the coding sequence GTGCCCATCTCCGAACCGAGCTGGTGGTACAGTCCGGACAGCGGGTGGCAGACGTCGCTTCTTTCTCCTGTCGGCGCGCTCATCGGCCTGATCGCCAGCCGGCGGATCGAAAACGCAAAGCCTTATCGCTCATCGCTGCCTGTCATCTGCGTCGGTAACTTCACAGCGGGCGGTTCCGGAAAAACGCCGCTTGCGTTGTTCCTCGCCAAGCTCGTCGCGAACGAAGGTCGCGAGCCGTGGTTTCTCTCGCGGGGCTACGGTGGGAAGCTCAAGGGTCCGGTGCGTGTGATCCCCACGCGTCAGACGGCTCGCGAGGTCGGAGACGAGCCGCTGCTTCTTGCCCGCTCCGCACCGACTGTCGTTTCGCGTGATCGCCGCAAGGGCGCGGAAGCGATCGAGGCGATGGCCTCGAAAAAGGCCGTCATCATCATGGACGATGGCCTGCAAAATCCCGCTCTCGCGAAAGATCTCACCATCGCCCTCGTCGACCATCGGCGCGGTTTCGGCAACGGCCTCGTCATTCCTGCGGGACCGTTGCGCGCGCCGCTCGACGTTCAGGGAAAGCTCGCGCAGCTGATTGTGCTCACGGGGCAAGGCGCCCCTGATCCAGCGATCGTGGAAATGCTAAAAGCGATTTCGACGGCACCGGTCATTGCCGCCGCGACACGTGCGGATGACGACAGCGCGCAGTTTCAGAACCAGAAGGTGATTGCCTTCGCGGGCATCGCGAACCCCGAGCGATTTTTCACGACGCTCGGTTCACTCGGAGCGGAGATCATCGCGCGGAAAGCTTTCGCCGATCATCACATGTTCAGCGACGCGGAAGCCCGCGGTCTGTTGGAAGGCGCGGAACGCGAGGGTGCTCTTCTCGTGACGACGGAAAAAGATCTCGTCCGGCTTGCCGGGGCAACGGGTGCTTGCGGCGCGCTCAGAGAACGGGCGCGAGCGATCGCGATCCGGACGTCTATCGAAGATAATGATCTCGACGTTTTGCGCCGTCTGATCCGAGGCGCGATCGTTCGCTAG
- a CDS encoding glycosyltransferase N-terminal domain-containing protein → MAETKQKLLRLGGQTLARLIRHVASSSKIIHEPPDLMERLADAHPCIVACWHGQFMMVATLRPENVKISAMVARHGDAEIISETLQAIDVQLIRGAGAGWRKRDRGGAAALRLSLQALSEGNSLVMTADVPPGPARVAGAGIVTIARMSGRPIVPVALATKRFASFDTWSRLTINLPYSTLAAVIGDPIEVPPTADDALVERKRVELETALNSATLRAYELAGADIKRATPLDVLAASSAPEPGLVLKAYRAGTAALRPAVPLLLNVRGQQGKEDPSRRGERLGFAGQPRPEGQVVWIHAASVGETNAILPLIDSLLEANPHIHILLTTGTKTSAEIAARRLPPRALHQYVPLDVPHYVNRFLDHWKPSISIFTESDIWPNLVLGTAERGIPLVLVNARMSPRSINRWRKYASVGRPLFSRFAAVLSQNPQITRAMQRLGAPNVITAGNLKIDSPPPPINADALAALRNAVGRRPLFLAASTHPGEDTMIAAAHSLMRREIEGLLTIIVPRHPERGGGLAASLGGLGLRTQLRTRSSTPESDTEIYVADTIGELGTFYSISPVALVGGSLVEHGGQNPIEAVRLGSCVLTGPFTHNFRDAYAALFREGGAVEVRSSDDIARQVTLLLADQAAAKRMRQGADLALQSMGGALAKTLGAIQPLLEKQRA, encoded by the coding sequence ATGGCAGAGACAAAGCAGAAGCTTTTGCGACTTGGCGGCCAGACGCTCGCACGCCTTATCCGGCACGTTGCCAGCTCATCGAAGATTATTCACGAGCCGCCGGACCTGATGGAGCGGCTCGCCGATGCCCATCCTTGCATCGTCGCATGCTGGCATGGCCAGTTCATGATGGTTGCGACGCTTCGTCCGGAGAACGTCAAGATTTCTGCTATGGTCGCTCGCCACGGCGACGCCGAGATCATCAGTGAAACATTACAAGCCATCGACGTTCAACTCATTCGCGGCGCGGGTGCAGGTTGGCGCAAGCGCGACCGGGGTGGCGCGGCGGCTCTGAGGCTGTCGCTGCAGGCGCTCTCTGAAGGCAACTCGCTGGTGATGACGGCTGACGTTCCGCCGGGGCCAGCGCGCGTCGCGGGTGCCGGCATCGTCACGATTGCCCGCATGTCAGGTCGGCCCATCGTTCCAGTTGCGCTCGCGACGAAGCGTTTCGCTTCGTTCGATACGTGGAGCAGGCTGACGATCAACCTTCCGTACTCGACGCTCGCTGCCGTCATCGGCGATCCGATCGAAGTTCCGCCTACGGCGGATGACGCTCTGGTCGAACGCAAGCGCGTCGAGCTCGAGACCGCGCTCAATTCCGCAACGCTCCGCGCGTATGAACTCGCGGGCGCGGACATCAAGAGGGCCACGCCGCTCGATGTTCTCGCTGCAAGCTCGGCGCCGGAACCGGGGCTCGTTCTGAAAGCCTATCGCGCCGGAACAGCTGCGCTCAGGCCAGCGGTGCCGCTACTTCTCAATGTGCGCGGTCAACAGGGGAAGGAAGATCCGAGCCGTCGCGGAGAGCGCCTCGGGTTTGCCGGTCAGCCGCGTCCCGAGGGACAGGTGGTGTGGATCCATGCCGCAAGCGTCGGCGAGACGAACGCGATCCTGCCGCTCATCGACAGCCTGCTCGAAGCCAATCCGCACATTCACATTCTGTTGACGACGGGCACGAAGACGTCGGCGGAAATTGCGGCCCGCCGCCTGCCGCCGCGGGCCCTTCATCAATACGTGCCGCTCGATGTGCCGCACTACGTCAATCGCTTTCTCGATCACTGGAAGCCGTCGATCTCGATCTTCACGGAATCCGACATCTGGCCAAATCTCGTTCTCGGCACGGCGGAACGAGGAATTCCACTCGTGCTCGTCAACGCACGCATGTCGCCGCGCAGCATCAATCGCTGGCGCAAATATGCGAGCGTCGGCCGGCCGCTCTTTTCGCGCTTCGCAGCCGTTCTATCGCAGAACCCGCAGATTACGCGCGCCATGCAACGTCTCGGCGCGCCGAACGTCATTACCGCGGGCAATCTGAAAATCGATTCACCACCGCCTCCTATCAACGCCGACGCATTGGCAGCGCTGCGAAACGCCGTCGGGCGGCGACCTCTGTTTCTGGCCGCGAGCACCCATCCCGGCGAAGACACCATGATCGCGGCCGCGCATTCGCTAATGCGGCGCGAGATCGAGGGACTGCTGACGATCATCGTGCCGCGTCATCCCGAGCGCGGCGGTGGCCTCGCCGCGTCGCTCGGCGGGCTCGGGCTCAGGACGCAATTGCGCACGCGCTCCTCCACACCAGAAAGCGACACCGAAATCTACGTCGCCGATACGATCGGCGAACTTGGAACATTCTATTCGATCTCGCCGGTTGCGCTCGTCGGCGGTTCGCTCGTCGAGCATGGCGGACAAAATCCGATCGAAGCGGTTCGTCTCGGCTCGTGCGTCTTGACCGGTCCGTTCACGCACAATTTCCGCGATGCCTACGCCGCGCTCTTCCGGGAAGGCGGCGCCGTGGAAGTCCGATCTTCCGACGACATCGCGCGGCAAGTCACGTTGCTGCTCGCGGATCAGGCTGCAGCCAAGCGCATGCGGCAGGGCGCGGATCTGGCGCTGCAGTCGATGGGTGGCGCACTGGCAAAGACGCTCGGCGCGATACAGCCGTTACTTGAAAAACAGCGAGCGTGA
- a CDS encoding tyrosine-protein phosphatase yields the protein MASPLKEAKRGLRRTSGAFLHSAVHSPPSWLGKRFASALCYTEMLLIDYGLVRMVYNNRHRVGSDAWRSAQPAPHHIAWARKRGIKTVINLRGEQSYGTRWLEQQACARHGLKLVDLTLRSRAAPSRAEFQAMKDVLEKVEYPILVHCKSGADRAGLMSVMISHLHDGLPIRKALNQLSLRYGHVRSADTGVLDAVFHRYLADEARTGIAFWDWIQTVYDQREVNSTFKARGWANRLVNNILHRE from the coding sequence ATGGCAAGTCCCCTTAAAGAAGCAAAGCGTGGATTGCGCCGCACGAGCGGTGCATTTTTGCACAGTGCGGTGCACTCGCCTCCATCCTGGCTGGGCAAGCGATTCGCGTCCGCGCTTTGCTACACCGAGATGCTTTTGATCGATTACGGCCTCGTACGGATGGTTTACAATAACCGCCATCGCGTGGGCTCCGACGCTTGGCGTTCGGCGCAGCCGGCCCCCCATCACATCGCCTGGGCACGAAAGCGCGGCATTAAGACTGTCATCAACCTTCGCGGCGAGCAATCCTACGGCACGCGCTGGCTCGAACAGCAGGCATGCGCGCGTCATGGCTTGAAACTCGTCGATCTGACATTGCGCTCGCGCGCCGCGCCGTCACGCGCCGAATTTCAGGCGATGAAGGATGTATTGGAAAAAGTCGAATACCCGATCCTCGTCCACTGCAAATCGGGCGCCGATCGCGCTGGGTTAATGAGCGTCATGATCAGCCATCTTCACGATGGGCTGCCAATTCGAAAAGCTCTAAACCAGCTGTCCTTGCGCTACGGGCACGTTCGCAGCGCCGATACCGGCGTGCTCGACGCCGTGTTCCACCGCTACCTCGCCGACGAAGCGCGAACGGGCATCGCGTTCTGGGATTGGATCCAAACGGTCTACGACCAGCGCGAGGTGAACAGCACGTTCAAGGCGCGCGGTTGGGCGAACCGGCTCGTCAACAACATCCTTCACCGCGAATAG
- a CDS encoding ABC transporter ATP-binding protein: MTANLLKPEKKQRPRLRLDAASRELLRRFVRDWVWPRRWQLAWTLFLTTCLAAVTGGYPGIIKKSFDMLMGGQSGALPFVLAAIVGITLARATLLYLQSVATNRFILRITSDMQKLAFRHLISADFARLSRETPGRLMSRLTNDIGFIQNAMMSALNSIFRDTFSVIALVIAMLYLDWAMTLVVLSVYPLAALPVAAISQRLRRVAKQTQSGLGDMTSLLSEKLAGARLIKSFQLENYAADRLDASFEQIYSLKMKSVKTRARMDPILEALGGLAIAGVVAFAYLRISHGISTVGDFMGFVTALLMAAQPIRALGNLAGRLQEGLAAAESFYGLVDELPKIGDKPNAKRLNVSEGRIAFRDVGFAYDANSDERAVQDVTLDVPGGSTVALVGRSGAGKSTIINLVPRLFDVTEGQILIDGQDVRDVTLASLRDHIAIVSQDITLFDDTIEANIALGRLGASSQDIAEAAKAAAAHDFIMALPNGYQTMIGDRGSRLSGGQRQRVALARAILKDAPILLLDEATSALDNESEQLVQEALAKFTRTRTTLVIAHRLSTIQKADMICVMDGGQIVERGTHSELLARTGYYARLSRSAHGPQAVIAE; the protein is encoded by the coding sequence GTGACGGCAAATCTGCTCAAACCAGAGAAGAAGCAGCGGCCCCGCCTTCGTCTCGACGCTGCTTCGCGCGAACTCCTTCGGCGTTTCGTCCGCGACTGGGTTTGGCCGCGGCGCTGGCAGCTTGCCTGGACGCTCTTTCTGACGACGTGTCTTGCGGCGGTGACCGGCGGCTACCCTGGCATCATCAAGAAATCGTTCGACATGCTGATGGGCGGCCAGAGCGGCGCCTTGCCGTTCGTTCTTGCGGCAATTGTCGGCATCACGCTTGCTCGCGCGACCCTTCTCTATCTGCAGTCCGTCGCGACGAACCGCTTTATTCTGCGCATCACGTCCGACATGCAGAAGCTCGCCTTCCGGCATCTCATCAGTGCCGATTTCGCGCGGCTGTCGCGGGAGACGCCGGGACGTCTGATGTCGCGGCTGACGAACGATATCGGGTTCATTCAGAACGCGATGATGTCGGCGTTGAACTCGATTTTTCGCGATACGTTCTCGGTGATCGCGCTCGTGATCGCGATGCTCTATCTCGACTGGGCGATGACGCTCGTTGTGTTGAGCGTCTATCCGCTCGCGGCTTTGCCCGTCGCCGCCATCAGCCAGCGGCTTCGTCGCGTCGCCAAGCAGACGCAGAGCGGGCTCGGCGACATGACTTCGCTACTTTCCGAAAAGCTCGCGGGTGCCCGGCTGATCAAGTCGTTCCAGCTCGAGAATTACGCGGCGGACCGCTTGGATGCGAGCTTCGAGCAAATCTACTCGCTCAAGATGAAGTCGGTCAAAACGCGCGCGCGGATGGATCCGATCCTCGAAGCGCTCGGTGGCCTAGCCATTGCGGGCGTCGTCGCGTTTGCATACCTGCGCATTTCGCACGGCATCTCGACGGTTGGCGATTTCATGGGCTTCGTTACGGCATTGCTGATGGCGGCGCAGCCCATTCGCGCACTCGGCAATCTTGCCGGACGGCTGCAAGAGGGCTTAGCAGCGGCAGAAAGTTTCTATGGCTTGGTCGACGAGTTGCCGAAAATCGGTGACAAGCCGAATGCTAAACGTCTCAACGTTTCCGAGGGCCGGATCGCCTTCCGCGATGTCGGGTTCGCCTACGATGCGAATTCGGACGAGCGCGCGGTGCAAGACGTGACACTCGACGTGCCGGGCGGATCCACCGTTGCGCTCGTCGGCCGCTCGGGTGCGGGCAAATCGACGATCATCAATCTCGTTCCCCGGCTCTTCGATGTGACCGAAGGCCAGATCCTCATCGATGGCCAGGACGTGAGAGACGTGACGCTTGCGTCGCTGCGCGATCACATTGCGATCGTCAGCCAGGACATCACTCTGTTCGACGATACGATCGAAGCCAACATTGCGCTCGGCCGCCTTGGCGCGAGTTCGCAGGATATCGCAGAGGCCGCGAAAGCAGCCGCGGCGCATGACTTCATCATGGCGTTGCCCAACGGCTATCAGACGATGATCGGCGATCGCGGCAGCAGGCTGTCGGGAGGGCAACGGCAGCGCGTCGCCCTCGCGCGGGCCATTCTGAAGGATGCGCCGATCCTGCTGCTCGACGAAGCGACCAGCGCGCTCGATAACGAGAGCGAGCAACTGGTTCAAGAAGCGCTTGCGAAGTTCACGCGTACGCGCACCACGCTCGTCATCGCGCACCGGCTTTCGACGATCCAGAAAGCGGATATGATTTGCGTGATGGATGGGGGCCAGATCGTGGAGCGCGGAACGCATTCCGAGCTTCTTGCCCGCACGGGCTACTATGCGCGCCTCAGCCGGTCGGCGCATGGACCGCAGGCGGTGATCGCCGAGTGA
- a CDS encoding DUF4170 domain-containing protein: MSQTSSSSESKPQLLHLVFGGELETLEGHEFRDLEGLDIVGIFPDYQSAYAAWKNAAQRSVDNAMMRYFIVHLHRLLEPNGLKQAQPATSAT; encoded by the coding sequence ATGTCCCAGACCTCATCTTCATCCGAGTCAAAGCCGCAACTCCTGCATCTCGTTTTTGGAGGCGAACTCGAAACGCTCGAGGGCCACGAATTTCGTGATCTCGAAGGGCTCGATATCGTCGGCATCTTTCCGGACTATCAGTCGGCATATGCGGCTTGGAAGAACGCGGCGCAGCGCTCGGTCGACAACGCCATGATGCGGTATTTCATCGTGCACCTGCACCGGCTGCTCGAGCCTAACGGCCTGAAGCAGGCCCAGCCGGCAACATCAGCCACGTGA
- the ubiA gene encoding 4-hydroxybenzoate octaprenyltransferase encodes MTTGAEISPKPNLRVADAPPWNWVDRWAPVTWQPYLRLGRLDRPIGTWLLLFPCWWSQTLAQVSSDDHLPNVWYLLLFAIGAIAMRASGCAYNDFVDRDIDGRVERTVNRPLPSGQVSPEAALSFVAATALIGLVVLFAFNSFTIWLAIASLLIVAIYPFAKRVTSYPQLVLGLAFNWGALVGWASIKGSIGLPALALYAGCVFWTVGYDTIYAHQDKEDDALLGLGSTALRFGEDTVSFVGAMYGLAGILWLAAGAFAGAHLVYFLAVVLVFLQMSWQVATLDINDPANCLWRFKSNRDVGLAVFAGLVADMALSWFAGLS; translated from the coding sequence TTGACGACGGGTGCCGAGATTTCGCCCAAGCCCAACTTGCGTGTTGCGGATGCACCGCCGTGGAACTGGGTGGACCGCTGGGCCCCGGTCACATGGCAGCCGTACCTTCGGCTCGGCCGGTTGGACCGGCCTATCGGCACCTGGCTGTTGCTGTTTCCCTGCTGGTGGTCGCAAACGCTCGCCCAGGTTAGTTCCGACGATCACCTGCCGAACGTTTGGTATCTCCTGCTGTTCGCCATCGGCGCCATCGCGATGCGCGCCTCCGGTTGCGCCTATAACGACTTCGTCGACCGCGACATCGACGGCCGTGTCGAACGTACCGTCAATCGTCCGCTACCGTCAGGGCAAGTGTCGCCGGAAGCCGCGCTTAGCTTCGTCGCTGCAACGGCTCTGATTGGCCTCGTCGTGCTTTTCGCTTTCAATAGCTTTACGATCTGGCTTGCTATCGCGTCGCTTTTGATCGTCGCCATCTATCCGTTTGCGAAGCGCGTCACATCCTATCCGCAGCTGGTGCTGGGGCTTGCCTTCAATTGGGGGGCTCTCGTCGGATGGGCTTCGATCAAAGGCTCGATCGGGCTTCCCGCTCTCGCTCTTTATGCGGGCTGCGTTTTCTGGACCGTCGGTTACGACACGATCTACGCGCATCAGGACAAAGAAGACGACGCGCTGCTCGGTCTCGGCTCAACGGCGCTGCGCTTCGGCGAAGACACGGTTTCGTTCGTCGGCGCGATGTACGGATTGGCCGGAATTCTGTGGCTGGCGGCGGGCGCGTTCGCCGGCGCTCATCTCGTCTACTTCCTAGCGGTCGTTCTGGTGTTCCTGCAGATGTCCTGGCAGGTCGCGACGCTCGATATCAACGATCCCGCGAACTGTCTCTGGCGCTTCAAGTCGAACCGCGATGTCGGTCTTGCCGTCTTTGCGGGGCTGGTCGCGGATATGGCGCTGTCGTGGTTCGCCGGCCTCAGCTGA
- a CDS encoding 16S rRNA (uracil(1498)-N(3))-methyltransferase, translated as MAIRDLTSERLFLDADLAAAKLVELEPPQAHYLTAVLRLRPGAQLLVFNGRDGEWVATLAETKKRGATLTVEHQTRPQETGPDIDYLFAPLKRSRLDYMVQKATEMGVSRLRPVITERTIAERVNSDRMRANVIEAAEQCGILDVPSVEPPAKLDDVLDDWDEARRLIYCDEHEQLSDPIETLGKLPAGPLAVLIGPEGGFSPRERNRLVGKPYVVPLSLGPRIMRADTAAVAALALVNAVVGDWRRR; from the coding sequence ATGGCTATCCGCGACCTGACCTCAGAGCGTTTGTTTCTCGACGCTGACCTTGCCGCCGCCAAGCTCGTGGAGCTTGAGCCGCCGCAAGCGCATTATCTGACGGCCGTCCTGCGTCTCCGGCCGGGGGCGCAGCTGTTGGTTTTCAACGGCCGCGACGGCGAGTGGGTTGCAACCCTCGCCGAGACAAAAAAACGGGGTGCGACCCTGACGGTCGAGCATCAGACGCGCCCCCAGGAAACGGGCCCCGACATCGATTATCTGTTCGCGCCGCTGAAGCGGTCGCGGCTCGACTACATGGTGCAGAAGGCGACGGAAATGGGCGTTTCGCGCCTCAGACCCGTAATTACTGAAAGAACGATCGCCGAAAGAGTTAATAGCGATCGCATGCGCGCCAACGTCATCGAGGCGGCCGAGCAGTGTGGTATCCTGGATGTGCCGTCCGTCGAACCGCCGGCGAAACTCGATGACGTTCTCGACGATTGGGATGAAGCGCGCCGTCTCATCTATTGTGACGAGCATGAGCAACTCTCCGACCCGATCGAGACTTTGGGGAAGCTCCCGGCCGGGCCGCTGGCTGTACTCATCGGACCTGAAGGCGGGTTCTCTCCTCGCGAGCGGAACCGGCTGGTCGGCAAACCATACGTGGTGCCGCTGTCCCTCGGCCCGCGAATCATGCGCGCTGATACCGCAGCTGTTGCGGCGCTCGCTCTGGTCAATGCTGTCGTCGGTGATTGGCGTCGCCGCTAA